Genomic DNA from Clostridium sp. BJN0013:
AATCCAGAGCTTTTATTGAATTATGTTAAAACATAATAAGTGAGATATTAAAGGAATGACATGAGTATCCTTATGGGCATTAATTATTACGCTCAATTTATTATGTTTTATATTTATTTTCTGAACGTCCTATAATATTATAATTATATAAAAACAAAAGCTTCCAGAAAGGTTATTGCAGAAATAATAAGTTTTATAGCAAGTTTAATCAATGCCAATAATATTTATTAGAATTTTTCATCGACCCCCAGTAGTGTAAAAAACCCCGGGGTTCGATAAATTTAAAAAATAAGATACCATAAGGGTTTATGATTTTTATTAATATTCCCAGGACAAACGCATGAAATAAATTTTATTTAAAATCTCCACTTTTTTTGATAAAATCATAAAAAGGGAGATTTTAAATTTATGAAGAATATTTATGATATGTATGATTTTTTTGAGTCACTGAAAAATATAGATGATCCAAGACAATTTAATAAAGTAAGATATCCAATAAATGAAATTGTGGGAATGGTTTTGATTGCATCTTTAGGAAATGGAAATGAGTGGACTGAAATAGAGGTATTTTGTAAATTACATGAAACACTTTTAAAAAGGTATTTTAAATTAGAAAATGGCGTTCCATCACATGATACTTTCCAAAGAGTGATGGGAATGATAGAACCTAATTTAATTCAACAGATTCAATCTACTTGGAATGAATATATATCTAAAAATGATGGTGAAAGTATAAAAAAAATACTTAACATAGATGGAAAAACTATGAGAGGAAGTAAGACTGAAGGTAAAAAACCACTACACATAGTGTCAGCCTGGTGTGATGAAGAAGGAGTTTGTTTTGGACAAAGTGCAGTGAAAGAAAAAGAAAATGAGATTTTAGCAATTCCTGAATTGTTAGATAGATTACAAATAAAAGGATATGTAGTAACAATAGATGCAATGGGAACACAAACTAAAATTGCTGAGAAAATAATAAAGAAAAAAGCTGACTACGTGTTAGCAGTAAAAGGGAACCAAGAAATACTGCATAATGATTTAATAACCTATTTTGAAGATGATGACTTTAGGGAAAAAATAATTAAAGATGGGAATTATAAAAAAACAGTTGAAAAGTCACATGGCCAAATTGAGATAAGGGAATATTATCAAACAAAGGACATTAAGTGGCTAACTAATAGGGAAAAATGGAAGAATCTTAAAAGTATAGGAATTGTAGAAAAAACTATAAAGAAGAAAGATAAAGAAAGTAAAGAAATACGTTATTATATAAGTAGTTTGGCCCCTGAAATAAACTTATTTGAAAAAGCTGTACGAGGTCATTGGGGAATAGAAATAATGCACTGGCATTTAGATGTTACATTTAAAGAGGATAGCATTAAAACAGTTGAAGAAACAGCAAATAAAAATATGAATATAATAAGAAAATGGGCATTATCTATATTAAAATTATTGGATATGGGAAAAAAGATGAGTTTAAAATTAAAAAGATTTTCAATCAATTGTAAACCTGATGAATATATAAGTAAAATTATGGAAATTTAGTTAACTCGTAATCTTACTTATGTAGTTATATATTTTCATGCGTTTGTCCTGTTAATATTCCATTAACATGTTGATATTTTCATGAACCCTGTTATAATAATAATTGGATGGGATTTTAGACTACCTATAAGGAATTGAAACCAACCACAGAACTGAACAATGGTTTCTATGGGAAATGATTTTAGACTACCTATAAGGAATTGAAACATTCTTCAACTACAGATTTAGTCATATGAACCTCTCGATTTTAGACTACCTATAAGGAATTGAAACATAGAACAAAACGAAACTTATACAAAGTCATTTTTAGATTTTAGACTACCTATAAGGAATTGAAACCCATCACTTGACGATCCTCATATGAAAAATGAAATGGATTTTAGACTACCTATAAGGAATTGAAACCCTCTATATCTTGAGAAGTCGTACGGACTTGATTTAGATTTTAGACTACCTATAAGGAATTGAAACTGAAAATAACTTGCCTGTTGATAATAAACCGGACCCGATTTTAGACTACCTATAAGGAATTGAAACATAGAAGGATCTTTGTTCCCTATTTTTTGAGGGATGGATTTTAGACTACCTATAAGGAATTGAAACCTATCTATTCCTACCGCATCTAACATGGGAGATAAAGATTTTAGACTACCTATAAGGAATTGAAACTACTTAAATGTTTCAATGTATCCTTAGCAAAATCAGCGATTTTAGACTACCTATAAGGAATTGAAACCCTCTTACTATATTAGCAGCGACTAAATCTGCATCTCCGATTTTAGACTACCTATAAGGAATTGAAACTACGATTAGCTGAATATTGCAAATACAAGCTAATTGATTTTAGACTACCTATAAGGAATTGAAACCATAAAGGGGGAATGATAATATGTTTGAAGAATTAACGATTTTAGACTACCTATAAGGAATTGAAACTTTAACTTGTCATTCATGTGGAGCAACTAAAGGTTTAGATTTTAGACTACCTATAAGGAATTGAAACTACTTAAATGTTTCAATGTATCCTTAGCAAAATCAGCGATTTTAGACTACCTATAAGGAATTGAAACAAGTGTACTGCATCTGATAATAAAGAAGGTGGAATATCGATTTTAGACTACCTATAAGGAATTGAAACTGAGGAACCTAAAAAGGCTCTTTTTTTCTTAGATAGATTTTAGACTACCTATAAGGAATTGAAACTCCAATGAGTTTTAAAAATAGGGTTGAAAGATAAAAAGATTTTAGACTACCTATAAGGAATTGAAACTCCAATGAGTTTTAAAAATAGGGTTGAAAGATAAAAAGATTTTAGACTACCTATAAGGAATTGAAACTTAATTAATCATACTTAATTTTTCGTAAGGAAAAATGATTTTAGACTACCTATAAGGAATTGAAACTAGAGTATGAACAGGGCGTAAGGACTGGACAAATTAAGATTTTAGACTACCTATAAGGAATTGAAACCTGTTTCTCCGCCTTTCGTCCAAACAAGTTCTGGACGATTTTAGACTACCTATAAGGAATTGAAACTTTCTTTTATAAAGCTATCATCAACATATACTTTAAGATTTTAGACTACCTATAAGGAATTGAAACAAGTCAAACATTGAAGATTTGGAAACACTTGAAAATGATTTTAGACTACCTATAAGGAATTGAAACTGGAATCCAAACAGGATGGAATTTCATAATAACTAGATTTTAGACTACCTATAAGGAATTGAAACCCACAAATGGTTATGCTACAACAGTACTTAACCGCGGGATTTTAGACTACCTATAAGGAATTGAAACTTGTATACATTTAAGGCGTAGAAACTTTTCTTTAGGATTTTAGACTACCTATAA
This window encodes:
- a CDS encoding ISAs1 family transposase; the encoded protein is MKNIYDMYDFFESLKNIDDPRQFNKVRYPINEIVGMVLIASLGNGNEWTEIEVFCKLHETLLKRYFKLENGVPSHDTFQRVMGMIEPNLIQQIQSTWNEYISKNDGESIKKILNIDGKTMRGSKTEGKKPLHIVSAWCDEEGVCFGQSAVKEKENEILAIPELLDRLQIKGYVVTIDAMGTQTKIAEKIIKKKADYVLAVKGNQEILHNDLITYFEDDDFREKIIKDGNYKKTVEKSHGQIEIREYYQTKDIKWLTNREKWKNLKSIGIVEKTIKKKDKESKEIRYYISSLAPEINLFEKAVRGHWGIEIMHWHLDVTFKEDSIKTVEETANKNMNIIRKWALSILKLLDMGKKMSLKLKRFSINCKPDEYISKIMEI